AAAAACTCCTTCGGGGAATTCCAAACAGAGGCCTTGGCTGGCTTTTTCCATGGGAAAAACATATAGGTTGTCAACCAGTCGAAGGATGATGAACATGAGGGCAACACTCGGGAGAACCATCCGGTATGGCTAACTTAAAAATCTTCCGATTGTCTTGTGGATAAAGTGATAAAAATTCTCTTTAATTATCCTTCCTATCGTATGGATAATACACTCATCTAGGAATATATGCGCCGACGATTGGGAAATCGAACTTTCCGAAGATCGTTACGACCATGATGGAGCATGAACACACAGAAACAATGACTGCCACAAATGCCCCTCCTGTCACTACCGCCATGTGGAAATGACATTGGTTCAGTCTGTGCTAAATAAGGTGAGTCTAAGCCAGTAGATCGCGGCTGCTCCGATATGGTCAAATGTCAAAATATGGAATCAAATAGGTGGAGAAGAAAACCTGACTCATGCAGCCGAATGATACGAGGTAGAAAAAGTATAATTAGGGGGTTGAGCATTTCCCCCAAGGTAATTGCAAAGTTAATAATCTCTATTTTCTTTAGTGCAGCATGATAATTTCGATGACAATATGGCATCAATATTTAAGAGCATATCTTCAGAAAGACTGATGTATGTTTAACGTAAAAACCTCAAAGCCCATAACCATAGGGGTTACAGGCTTTTAGAGTGTCCCCGGGGGACCTTTAGATCACACTTAAAGTACGCAAACAGGCCGTATCTATTCCCTGGTGGAGCAGCAGTCAATCAGGTCGGTGATGTAATCTGGATAGCTATTGGTCTGTGCACATACGGCGAGAGTTCAACTCCACCTGATATCTTTGCATCGATCTTTGCCATTGTACCGCAAGATAGCTAATTTCATTTTGAATCCGGAAGAAACAAATTGCAGAATTCATAGAGTGGAGGGGGCTGCCATGCCTATTGTCATGGATCGGCATGACCTGCCTGATATTACCGCCGAGGACGTAGCGCAGGCCCATAAGAGGGATCTGGAAGTACAGGATCAATTTAACTGCAGAGCACTTACATACTGGTTTGATAAGGAACGGAGAACAGCTTTTTGCCTGTTCGAAGCGCCTGAAATACAGGCAGTAAAAGAACTGCATAAACATTCACACGGGATGGTACCGGGGAATATAATCGAGGTGGATGGCTCTCTGGTAAAAACTTTCCTGGGACGAATTCACTATCCGGAAGACAGTGCACACACCGGCGAGGGAACTGTGGTGGTGCGGGAACCGGCATTTCGTACGATCATGGTGATACACCTGCATAACGCTGCAATCCTTAAATACAATTTCGGGGACAGGGGCTTCTATAATTACTTAAGACGGTGGAAAGATGTGGTAGAAGAAACAGCGCAAAAATACGGCGGCAAAGTGCAAACGGATGATGAAGATACCTGGATTGCTTCTTTTTCAACAACATCCTGCGCGGTGGATTGTGCATTGGAAGTGAAAGATCGCAGTTCTGATTTGTCCCATCCATCCGATAAAACAGACGCACGGCAATGGTCCATCAGTTTAACTGCGGGCAACCCGGTCACGGAGAAAAAAGGCTTTTTTAAAGAAGCCATTCATCTGGCCAAATGTCTCTGTCGCGCAGCTGATTCCGGACAGATCGCTGCCTCATCGCGCGTGAATAATCTTTATAAAAAGGAGGAACTGAAAGATCTGTCCGATCACCAGGATATTATGACATTCCACGCCGAAGATGAACAGTTTCTCGCCCGTCTGGGAGAAGCCCTGGAAAATCTCTGGAATAAGGAAAATTTAACCAATTCGCTTATTACCAAAGAATTGGGGATGAGCGAG
The sequence above is drawn from the Candidatus Neomarinimicrobiota bacterium genome and encodes:
- a CDS encoding DUF4242 domain-containing protein yields the protein MPIVMDRHDLPDITAEDVAQAHKRDLEVQDQFNCRALTYWFDKERRTAFCLFEAPEIQAVKELHKHSHGMVPGNIIEVDGSLVKTFLGRIHYPEDSAHTGEGTVVVREPAFRTIMVIHLHNAAILKYNFGDRGFYNYLRRWKDVVEETAQKYGGKVQTDDEDTWIASFSTTSCAVDCALEVKDRSSDLSHPSDKTDARQWSISLTAGNPVTEKKGFFKEAIHLAKCLCRAADSGQIAASSRVNNLYKKEELKDLSDHQDIMTFHAEDEQFLARLGEALENLWNKENLTNSLITKELGMSESQFYRKISSLTGSTPTEFIQESRLRRAVRLIENDAGNISQIAFETGFNNPSYFSKCFRNYFGFLPSSYRDIVS